A genomic window from Pecten maximus chromosome 2, xPecMax1.1, whole genome shotgun sequence includes:
- the LOC117316972 gene encoding uncharacterized protein LOC117316972 has translation MADPEGQQENPGKVYPAVAMYGSCTVRNLKQGETKLWCACGLSKKQPWCDGSHKGTGIKPLKWTVNKSQSLFAICACKYTKDPPFCDATHTNLPCEVLDRQNNCTSTHVADKKLCTGCGWVPDF, from the exons ATGGCGGATCCAGAAGGACAACAAGAGAACCCAGGCAAGGTTTACCCAGCTGTTGCCATG taTGGATCATGTACTGTAAGAAACCTCAAGCAAGGAGAGACTAAGCTATGGTGTGCCTGTGGACTGAGTAAGAAACAGCCCTGGTGTGATG GGTCACATAAAGGCACAGGAATCAAGCCTCTCAAGTGGACAGTTAACAAATCTCAGAGTCTCTTTGCCATCTGTGCCTGTAAGTACACTAAGGATCCACCATTTTGTGATGCTACCCACACTAATCTGCCGTGCGAGGTCCTCGACAGACAGAACAACTGTACCTCTACACATGTTGCTGATAAAAAACTGTGTACCGGCTGTGGGTGGGTGCCTGATTTCTGA
- the LOC117316948 gene encoding ubiquitin carboxyl-terminal hydrolase isozyme L5-like, giving the protein MATSAGDWCLIESDPGVFTELIKGFGCTGVQVEEIWSMDPDSFEKLKPVHGLIFLFKWQPESEPQDSIVQDSRLEKIFFAKQVINNACATQAILSILLNCDHKDVGIGDTLQSFKEFVQGFEPALRGLTLSNSDIIKQVHNSFSRQQMFEFDEKMAKKDDDVFHFVGYLPIDGRLYELDGLKDGPVDLGAIPGETDWLTLVRPVLEKRMQKYSTDEIHFNLMAIVSDRRSVYERRVAELTARLQDDAMETDNIPTELSHLQELIQEEERKTQRYKVENIRRKHNYLPFIMELLKILAEQKQLVPLVEKAKEKAAKKKEEKAK; this is encoded by the exons ATGGCGACGAGTGCTGGAGATTGGTGCTTGATTGAAAGTGATCCTGGTGTATTCACAGAACTTATTAAAGGATTCG GGTGTACTGGTGTTCAGGTTGAAGAAATATGGAGTATGGATCCTGACAGTTTTGAGAAACTCAA ACCTGTGCATGGTTTGATATTCTTGTTCAAATGGCAACCTGAATCGGAACCCCAGGATTCTATTGTACAGGACAGTCGTCTGGAAAAAATATTCTTTGCAAAGCAA GTCATCAACAATGCATGTGCGACACAGGCCATCCTTAGTATACTCCTCAACTGTGACCACAAAGATGTTGGTATTGGAGACACTCTTCAGTCATTCAAGGAATTTGTTCAAGGATTTGAACCTGCT TTACGAGGATTAACCCTGAGTAACTCTGACATCATCAAACAGGTCCACAACAGTTTCTCCAG ACAACAGATGTTCGAGTTTGATGAGAAGATGGCGAAGAAAGATGATGACGTGTTCCACTTTGTTGGTTATCTACCTATTGATGGCCGCCTGTATGAATTGGATGGTCTTAAGGATGGACCAGTTGATTTAG GCGCTATCCCAGGAGAGACTGATTGGCTGACACTGGTCAGGCCAGTATTAGAGAAGAGGATGCAAAA ATACAGTACAGATGAGATCCACTTTAATCTGATGGCTATAGTATCAGACAGAAGGAGTGTGTATGAAAGACGAGTAGCAGAACTCACCGCACGATTACAG GATGATGCCATGGAAACAGACAACATTCCAACAGAGCTAAGTCATCTACAGGAACTTATACAAGAGGAAGAGAGAAAGACACAGAGGTACAAG GTAGAAAATATAAGAAGGAAgcataattacctccctttcaTCATGGAACTACTAAAGATATTAGCAGAACAGAAGCAGCTTGTTCCTCTGGTGGAGAAG GCAAAAGAAAAAGCAgcaaagaaaaaagaagaaaaggcAAAATAG